The DNA region CCGCGGATCTCCACCGCCGCGCGGCAGACCACCTCATCGCGCTCCGCGCGGGTGAGCGCCCGGCCGAGCCGGTGGTTCTCCATGGCGATGTGGCGCACCGCGTTCTCCACGATGATGAGCGCGCCATCCACGATGAGGCCGAAGTCGATGGCCCCCAGGGACATGAGGTTGCCGGAGATGCCGAGGGCCCGCATGCCGATGAAGGCGGCGAGCATGCACAGGGGGATGATGCTCGCCACGAGCAGCCCCGCGCGCAGGTTGCGCAGCATCAGGAAGAGCACCACGATGACGAGCAGCCCGCCCTCCAGCAGGTTCGTGGCCACCGTCTGGAGCGTCTGCCGCACCAGCTCCGTCCGGTCGTAGAACGTGTCGATCGTCACGCCCGGCGGCAGGGTGGGGCGGATGCGCTCCACGGCCTCCTTCACCTGGTTGACGACGGTGCGGGAGTTCTCCCCGAGGCGCATCATCACGATGCCCGTCACCGCCTCGCCGCGCCCATCGCGCGTGACAGCGCCCTGGCGCACGAGCGGGGCGTACTTCACCTCGGCGATGTCCCGCACGTACACGGGCACGCCCCGGGACGAGGTGGCCACGACGATGTGGCCGATGTCCTCCAGCGTCTCCACCAGGCCCTCGCCCCGGATGAGCACCTGCTCGGGCCCCCGGGCGATGTAGGCGCCGCCCGCGTTGGCGTTGTTGCGCTCCAGGGCGTCGAACACCTGCTGGAGCGACAGGCCATAGGCCGTCAGGCGCGAGGGCTCGAGCTGGACCTCATAGGTCTTCAGCTCGCCGCCGAAGGCATTCACCTCCACCACGCCCGGCACCGCGCGCAGCCGGGGGATGAGCTGCCAGTCGAGGATCTCGCGCAGCGCCATGAGGCTCATGCCCGGGCCCCGGACCTCGAACTGGTAGATTTCGCCGAGCCCCGAGGCGGTGGGGCCCATCTCCGGGGTGCCGTAGCCCTCGGGGATGTTCTCCCGCGCCTCCTGGAGCCGCTCGCTCACGAGCTGGCGGGCGAAGTAGATGTCCGTGCCGTCCTCGAAGACGAGGGTGACGGCGGACAGGCCGAACTTGGAGACGGAGCGGATCTCCTCCGTGTGGGGCAGGCCGCCCATGGCCGTCTCGACGGGCACGGTGATGAACCGCTCCACCTCCACGGGGCCCAGCCCCGGCGCGGAGGTGAGCACCTGCACCTGCACGTTGGTGACGTCGGGCACCGCGTCGATGGGCAGCTGGCTCAGGGCCCGGAGGCCGAAGACGATGACGGCCGCCGAGAGCAGCAGGACGATGAAGCGGTTCCGGATCGAAAGCCGGATGAGTTGATCGAACATGGCGCGGGCCCGCTAGTGGGAGTGGCCTTCGCCCATGCTCTCCTTGGAGAGCTCGGACTTGAGGATGAAGGCGCCCTGCGTCACCACGGCGGTGCCTGGTTCGAGCCCCTCGAGGATTTCGATCTCCGTGGCCGAGGAGGCGCCGGTCCGGACATCCACCGCCTGGAACTGGTGGGGCCCCTTGGGGACGAAGACGACCTGTTCGCCGGCCACCTGCTGCACGGCCTCGCGGGGCACGACGACCTGCTCGGTTCCCGGGGTGCCTGGGGCGGTGCCGCCGGTGCTGATCTCCGCGGTGGCGAACATCCCGGGTTTGAGGTTGCCCTCGGTGTTGGGCAGCACGACGCGCACGGGGGTGGTGCGGGTCTTCTCGTCCACGATGTCCCCGATGTACGTCACCTTGCCCTGGAAGCGCTGGCCGGGGATCGCCTGGACGGCCAGGTCCACGGCCTGCCCCTGGCGGACGGTGGCGAGCTGCGCCTCGGAGACCTCCAGCAGCGCCCAGAGCGTGGACAGGTCCCCCACGGTGAACAGCGGCGTGGTGCCGCCCACCTCCTGGCCCACGGTGACGGGGATGTCCACCACGGTGCCGTCGAGCGGGGCGCGCGCGGGAAAGCGGGTGCTGTAGTGCTCATCGGACCGGAGCGCCTTGATCTCCTGATCCGTGAGGCTCAGCGCGTGCAGCCGGGCATCGGCGGCGTTGCGGTCCGCCTCGATGGTGACGTAGGTGCCCTCCGCCTCGCGCATCTCGCGCTCGCTGGTGATGCCCTTGGCGAACAGCTCCTTCTCGCGGCGGAAGTTCTCCGCGGCCACCTGGGCCTTCATGGTGGCCGCCAGGTAGTCCGCGCGGGCCCGGCCCAGGTCCGGGCTCTCCAGGTAGCCAAGCACCTGGCCCTTCTTCACGCGGTCCCCCAGGTCCACCTCGATGCTGGCGATGCGCCCGGGGACGCGGGCGGCCACCTGGGCCACGCCGCGCTGGGGAAAGGCCAGGCGCGCCGGGACGGTGAGCCCCACGGCGAGCGGCTTGCGCTGGGCCTCGGCGGTCTGCAAGCGCGCGTTGCGCACGGCCTCCGGCGTCAGGGTGATGGCCTCCGCGTGGGCCGCTTCGTGCCCATGGCCATGCTCGTCGCCATGCGGCGCTTCGGCGGGGTGGGCGGCGGGGGGGGGCTCCTTCTGGCAGCCCGGAAGCAGGACGAGCCCCAGCACGGACAGCAGGGCAGAGGCTCTCATGGAAGGCTCCCGATGACCCGCTGGAGCTGGGCCTGCGCGGTGCTGAACTCCTCCATCGCTTCGATGTGGTCGCGCCGGGCTTCCAGCGTCTCCCGGCGGATGACGAGCAGC from Stigmatella aurantiaca includes:
- a CDS encoding efflux RND transporter periplasmic adaptor subunit; its protein translation is MRASALLSVLGLVLLPGCQKEPPPAAHPAEAPHGDEHGHGHEAAHAEAITLTPEAVRNARLQTAEAQRKPLAVGLTVPARLAFPQRGVAQVAARVPGRIASIEVDLGDRVKKGQVLGYLESPDLGRARADYLAATMKAQVAAENFRREKELFAKGITSEREMREAEGTYVTIEADRNAADARLHALSLTDQEIKALRSDEHYSTRFPARAPLDGTVVDIPVTVGQEVGGTTPLFTVGDLSTLWALLEVSEAQLATVRQGQAVDLAVQAIPGQRFQGKVTYIGDIVDEKTRTTPVRVVLPNTEGNLKPGMFATAEISTGGTAPGTPGTEQVVVPREAVQQVAGEQVVFVPKGPHQFQAVDVRTGASSATEIEILEGLEPGTAVVTQGAFILKSELSKESMGEGHSH